Within Alcaligenes sp. SDU_A2, the genomic segment GAGAAAAGCGCCTAAAAGTCTGGCGGATCGCTGCATTCTGGCGGCAGGTCTGGCCTTGGTCCTGGCCTTGCTGGTGGCCCCGTTGCTGCTGATTTTTTCCAAAGCCCTGGGCGATGGTTTGCCGGCGCTGTGGTCCAATCTGCAAGAGGACTTCATGCTGCATGCCATTGGGCTGACTTTGTTTATAGCGGTGCTGACGGTGCCGCTGAACATGCTGCTGGGTATCTTGCTGGCCTGGTGCCTGACGCATTATCAGTTCCGTGGTCGGCGCTTGCTCAGCACCTTGATCGATTTGCCCTATGCGGTGTCGCCGGTGGTGGCGGGTTTGTGCTATTTGGTGGTGTATGGGGTAGAGTCGTCCCTGGGGCAGTGGTTCAGTGACCGCAATATTCAGCTGATGTTTGCCTGGCCCGGCATGGTGCTGGTGACACTGTTCGTGACCACGCCGTATGTGGCGCGTATTCTGATCCCGGTCATGCAGGAGCAAGGTTCGGATGCGCAGGCGGCGGCGCTTAGCCTGGGTGCCAGCGGCTGGCAGATTTTCTGGCACGTGACGCTTCCCGATATCAAGTGGGCGCTGATGTATGGCGTGGTGTTGACCAATGCCCGTGCCATCGGCGAATTTGGGGCCGTGTCGGTGGTGTCCGGGACCATCATGAATCAGACCCTGACCTTGTCCTTGCTGGTGGATCAGCTCAATAACGATAACAAGGCGGCCGCCGCGTTTACGGCAGCCGCCTTGCTGGCGACCTTTGCCATTGTGTCGGTCATGCTGAAAAGCATCTTGGAATGGCGGGTGGCCGCCGCCCGGCGGCGTAACCAAGCGGATGCCCTGTCGGGGAGTTAGACGGCGGTATGCCGCCAGGGTGTGACGGGTGTGCGACTTAGGGATGTAGGCAGAATAGGTCTGCTGCTGTGTCTAAAAAAAACAAGGCTCCCGATCGGGAGCCTTGTTTTTGGGCGCTGCTGCGTGTTACTTGACGATCTTCAGATGCGAAACCTTGTCGCTGTCCTTGGTGCTTTCCGCAGTGGCGGGGGGGCTGTCGGGAGCGGCGTCGGCGGTATCGTCGCCCGGGTAGGGTTCGGATTCCACGACGTCAAAGCCCATGCCTGCGCCGGTTTCGCGGGCGTAGATGGCGGACACGGCGGCAACAGGTACGAAAATGTCTTCCGTGACGCCGCCAAAGCGGGTCTGGAATTCAATGTACTCGTTACCCAGGGTCAGGCGGTTGGTGGCCAGGTGCCCGATGTTCAGGGTGATCTGGCCGTCCTGGATGTGTCCGCGCGGCACGACGGTATTGGCATCCACGGTAACGACGATGTGTGGCGTGTAACCGTTATCGGTGCACCATTCGTGCAGGGCGCGCAGCAGGTAGGGCTTGGTCGAGGTTTCTTGCATGATGGGATCAGCGACGCATGACTTTTTCGGACGGCGTCAGCGCTTCGATGTAGGCAGGACGCGAGAACACGCGTTCGGCGTACTTTTGCACGGGCGCGGCGCTCTTGGGCAGTTCGATGCCGTAGTGGTCCAGACGCCAGAGTAGTGGGGCAATGGCCACATCCAGCATGGAGAACTCTTCGCCCAGCATGTATTTGTTCTTGAGCAGGATAGGGGCCAGTTGGGCCAGGTGATTGCGGATCTGCTGGCGGGCCTGTTCCTGGACCTTGGCATCGGTGTTGCGGCGATCTTCCAAGGCGGTCACGTGCACGAACAGTTCCTTTTCGAAGTTGTACAGGAACAGACGGGTACGGGCGCGCATGGTGGGGTCCGCCGGCATCAGTTGCGGGTGCGGAAAGCGCTCGTCGATGTATTCGTTGATGATGTTCGATTCGTACAGGATCAG encodes:
- a CDS encoding ClpXP protease specificity-enhancing factor, whose protein sequence is MQETSTKPYLLRALHEWCTDNGYTPHIVVTVDANTVVPRGHIQDGQITLNIGHLATNRLTLGNEYIEFQTRFGGVTEDIFVPVAAVSAIYARETGAGMGFDVVESEPYPGDDTADAAPDSPPATAESTKDSDKVSHLKIVK
- the cysW gene encoding sulfate ABC transporter permease subunit CysW, whose amino-acid sequence is MRKAPKSLADRCILAAGLALVLALLVAPLLLIFSKALGDGLPALWSNLQEDFMLHAIGLTLFIAVLTVPLNMLLGILLAWCLTHYQFRGRRLLSTLIDLPYAVSPVVAGLCYLVVYGVESSLGQWFSDRNIQLMFAWPGMVLVTLFVTTPYVARILIPVMQEQGSDAQAAALSLGASGWQIFWHVTLPDIKWALMYGVVLTNARAIGEFGAVSVVSGTIMNQTLTLSLLVDQLNNDNKAAAAFTAAALLATFAIVSVMLKSILEWRVAAARRRNQADALSGS
- a CDS encoding glutathione S-transferase N-terminal domain-containing protein is translated as MMVLYSGTTCPFSQRCRFVLFEKGMDFEIRDIDLYNKPEDIAVMNPYGQVPILVERDLILYESNIINEYIDERFPHPQLMPADPTMRARTRLFLYNFEKELFVHVTALEDRRNTDAKVQEQARQQIRNHLAQLAPILLKNKYMLGEEFSMLDVAIAPLLWRLDHYGIELPKSAAPVQKYAERVFSRPAYIEALTPSEKVMRR